One genomic window of Candidatus Stygibacter australis includes the following:
- the ribE gene encoding 6,7-dimethyl-8-ribityllumazine synthase has product MRTLEGKLISSGGRYAIIVSRFNELINSKLLGGAKDCLLRHGVKDEEIDVIWVPGSFEIPLVADKLCAKDYIAVIALGAVIRGATPHFNYVSAEVSKGVAQVSLKHGKPVIFGVLTTDTIEQAIERAGTKSGNKGWDSAISALEMVNLLKEIK; this is encoded by the coding sequence ATGAGAACCCTGGAAGGAAAATTAATCAGTAGTGGCGGTCGCTATGCGATTATAGTGAGTCGTTTTAATGAGCTGATAAACAGTAAGCTTCTTGGTGGAGCAAAGGATTGTCTTTTGCGTCATGGTGTTAAGGATGAAGAAATAGATGTTATCTGGGTACCGGGATCATTTGAGATACCACTGGTGGCAGATAAGTTATGCGCCAAAGATTATATAGCTGTGATAGCACTGGGAGCAGTGATTCGTGGGGCAACTCCTCATTTTAATTATGTAAGTGCCGAAGTTAGTAAAGGCGTAGCCCAGGTATCACTTAAGCATGGCAAACCGGTTATTTTTGGAGTATTGACAACTGATACGATAGAGCAGGCAATAGAGCGTGCAGGAACCAAGTCAGGAAACAAGGGATGGGATTCAGCCATTTCAGCACTTGAGATGGTAAACCTTTTGAAGGAAATAAAATAG